One Gossypium arboreum isolate Shixiya-1 chromosome 13, ASM2569848v2, whole genome shotgun sequence genomic window, ctagtttctataaaaacaaacggcatcagtattgaagccctgtacaaggagatatccaattcgtaacgcacgaaggtcagtgtagtcgaaccctggaataggggagactttaactaataaaatgtactaattggctcgaccaaaaattctagaaaaaaatctgtagatggacatatgagtctagtttcatggaaaaattacgaaacaaattttcaagctttgaaactcaagatatgatttttaaggcgacagtgatgcagtgaccagctagtctggaaatttctaaatggactgtgaaaatagttaagtctgtgtgcaccttgtgtccgattccggtaacggactcgggtacggggtgttacacttctccTTCTGAATCTGTTTTTGCCTTTTTTTTAAGTTTGCATGTGGTTTTCTGTATGagaaattaaaagaagaaaaGCATACCTTCAAACGAGCCATCGGAGGCCATATCTTCTTCGTTGAAATCGAAGCTTGAGATATGTttctgatgtaacaccccgtacccgagaccgtttccggagtcgaacacagggtgttaacggacttacttCGTTACTTACCCAGCTCAcacaattcatttttaaatttttccagacaagctggctaactgcatcacagtcacttaaaaaatcatatctcgagttccaaaactcgaaatttagttccgtaaatttttcctgaaactagactcatatatatatctacaaatttttttctagaatttttggtagggccaattagtacagtttattagttaaagtctcccctgtttcagggttcgactactctgacctctgtgtattacgaattagatatctccctgtacagagcttcaatgactataccgtttgtctctaataaaactagactcaataatgaatctgtacatataaatcatgacttataattatctttgtaaaatttatggtgaattttcaaagttataacaggggatccagaaatcgttctggccctgtttcacaaaaatttgaacatctcataaaatatagctcatatatctgttttgtttcttccatatgaaaatagactcatcaagcttcgattccataacttattcattatttaattctatttctgctatttttagtgatttttcagactcacttcactactgctgtctgaaaaatattttgtggtaaattttacctatttcatggtttccatggattagctagcaatttgacatacatagcaccaattatgatcatgattagccattccaatggctattcattaccaagcatttccataccactcaataaccatatcataagaccatatatatatatacaaaatgattataatgccatACTCaacatatacaagccattttcgcatggctatacaaatatacattaccaaaagatacttaattaacaacaaaggtcagtcctatacatgccattatcaaagttcgactgaaagagtaccaaaaaggggcttagatagtgtggatgacttcgactttgacacttccaaGACCatctgacgaacaaaatctacaaaatagagaattaaggtaacggagtaagcattactatgcttagtaagttttaagcaatgcaaaccattaatttacttatagatcgattattgaaattaaaaataagatcataagaattcgaaaagcatctcatgtaacctttcaccataatcgaatacacatatgagatttttacatatacttctcatttgacattcatgattcaattccgatcaatctaacatatacaggtatataatacatacctgaacaacttaatgcattgaacaattTCAATGGTGGTTTCCTCCGAACATTCGAAATCACAATCTtactcaaatcaccggcattaagcctgctaggttttttTAAAACCCGTTTCCAATTtctagcacaaagcctgcgggatttaacccggatatctattaccagcactaggcctgcggactataagtccggatataataccagcattaagcctgcgggatttaacccggatataataccacaTAAATTTTGCCTATTTAATTATATACTCACACATCCCATTCAACTTACTACATTAGCAGTCATTTACTACATTCAGATACAAGCTCCATATGAATATGACCATTTTCATTTCGGTTCAAAAATCCCACAcagataataatatatacatatatatatatataaccatatCACCATTTAATCTTAACTTATAGTGATCACTCATCTATATGGCATACATATAAATCATTTATCACATAATTTACTACAAGTGGGACCAAAGATTACGATTCAACTAATGTATTTATACTAAGAAAttatcatttatatattttaaaggtGACCACTTAAAACTTACATCGGATGCTTGAACCGTTGCGGATTATCTACTcgactgctttctcctttcccttttctgaTTTAAaccccttttgctcttgagcttaattaaaacaaatagatttatttaaattatttactcGGCTTTACTTCTTAGTTTAGTAGTCACAATAAACAATCATATAACTTCGAAACATAATATGTTTTATAGAATAGGCTAcgattgttgttattattttatgcCTATTACACCGACATCTATTTTGCATACACAAACcaaaatttacataacttaccatGCTTTATATACACAAGTTTAACTATATGTATCCAAACGCCTCTACGACTCAAGGTACATACACAAGGCATTCAGATATCTATGCCTATGTGTGACTATCACAATTGAATGATTACTAGTCTTATGCACAACCTCGGAttcacataaataaatatttaacatgtCATTACTTTATAAACCCCATTCGGCCctaatcaaacaaatttaacttctaTAAAAAGATTTTCATTCCATGATCAATGTAACCATTTCATATTGCTTTTATCTATGCCACACAATGACCGATTCACTCCATTACTTAAATAACCGATTCTATCTTGCTCCTATAGGATTACAACTTACTTACTATAATTTCTAATCTTATACCTATTATTATAGGAAATACCGAATGCTTCAACATAGCTAACTAAAATTTCCTAACAACATCTTATTAGCCATTTATTAGCCTTCAAAAAGCATCTAATACAAGACAATTAATAACTATACAATATACTAAATTTGCTAGCACCCATATtacttaaccgaatgttataacctcaattacacttttttttttaaaacattcgCACCTCCTCTAAACATACACTAATCTCAACCTTCAAGTTAACAACAATTTATCACTCTTCATATCCTAATATACCATCCCTTTTAATgacataaagaaagaaagaaaaatatttaccaagagtttcaaactacttggccgaatatcaaacctccaaacaaccaaaaatttaactcatggaatgaatagaatttgaacaaatcaccaaaattatacataaattttcaagaatttcaaagtacttCCTCTTTCTAAATATTCTCCAAGCCGAAATCAAACaaagaaatttttttcttctttctaatCTCAAGTTACGGCAATGGTGGAGtgaggatgaaccaactttggtttctcctcccactcacccaaatattttattaatctttattcattatttcatttttgtaatattaattattagcaaaaataattattttatacataaatccataacatggccggccactaacaaaAATTTTgactaattgacatgcaagtacatttTTTTAACCTCATGCACAATTAGATCCTTTTATAATTACCtatcctatttcacaaaagtcTCACCTAAGTCCCTtcttcaaaatttcacatactgATGacaaaattaatgcatgaaactttcacacattcatattcacataaaataaacatagaatatgacggttaattatttttatgactcggttttgtggtcccgaaaccacttcccaactagggtcaaattagggctgttacatctGAGGCTAAAAAAAATCTGACCTTCTGAGGCGTGGGTTAGAATAGGAAAAAGGGACGATTTCATTGCGAGCTATCATCCATCGATTTCAATGGTGGAACGGTGGCAGTTGAATGGTCAAAAGGGGATGGAAAAGCCTGAAAGTCTGCTGCGCCGAAACCCTAATAATTGGGTCTTCGGTCTATGGCTCAAAGGAATAGCAAATTGCCATTCAATGGCCTTTAATTTTGGGAATAAAACAAAAAGACACCGTCCCAGGGGGGAAGGATCTGCGCGTTGACCCGATGGGTAGGCCGGATCCGCTTTTTTTGCTTGAAAGGGTTAATTGAGCGTTAGGTCCTTCCCCTTTGCGCGGTCGTTCAATCACatgttgtttgttttatttttttttaatttagccctGTAATAAGTGCTTATTTGCGATTGGGTCCACGCCTCAACGAGGTGTTTTGGGATCTGGAATAATTCCAGCTTTAGTCCCTGTGAATTTAAACACATTGCGCGCTGGTCCCTATTTTGGGTTTCTTCTATTTTTGAATTATCCCTCTTATTTTAATtcagttttaatttagtttttctatttgtATAGCTTACCatttttaaaatacttttaataTTCTTACGCGTGTTCGTCCATTTTAATGGTCTTGTTTGCTTTTAGTTGTGCAATGAGTTGgaagttttttatttattatattattttaacactTTGCACAATATTTCTTTAAATGTTCTATATATATTCGTATGTGTATTATTCTCATCGAGTTTTCAATTTGTAATGCCAATTATTTTGAAGTTCTCAATATTTTTGCATATTTGTTGAGCCATTTTGAtaactttattttgtttttaaaatcatTGTGTTCAAACTCTTTTTACATTAAATCACTTTAACATTTTTATGATATTTTGTTTGAATGTTTTGTATATATTGGTACATATATTTGATCCTAGATACATATTTAACTCCATGCTATTGTTACATATAATTGCttttaaaatttacatatatatatatagacaaatGTGTTTTTAATCTATTATGCGTATAATTTATTTCCCAAGATTATATTtttagtatatgtgtattttacTATCTTTTTGAATTTTATGTATTACTTAAATTTTCCTTTATTGTGTGTGTATTGCTTTTTTCAATAAATATTtgtattttgcatattatttgGATCCAAATGTATTCGCTctataatatctattttaatagTTATATACATACCTAGTTTTTTTACgaattatttcaaattcattaatccatatattatatatattatatgttcaTTAGCCCaccattattttaaaattgactcATACCACATTAACTACTAATTTCCATCTTGTTTCGTGCATGTTACGTTAATGGCTTTTATATTATACTATATACATTATCgttgcatattatttattcattgttttgTATTGTGATATCAATTATCCTCCATACATGCTTGAAAATTGGGTTATTTTTTAGATTAATTATAgttaattgtttattttgttagttgattaaataaggctatattatcttcattcatcTATCATGGTATTTTATGCATACATATTATCCCATGCTTTTATTTTTCTCTTGGTTTATGAAATGTTGTTTTATAAGGTCCAATTCTTTAAAACTAactatttcattctatttcaagtATAATTAATGCGTTTTAAGCTGGTTTTACAATTATTCGTTTTGAAAATTTCATAAAACCAAGGCAATActtaatgtttggaaattcggggaATAGTGCCTCATCgcgctgggtttcgatttcccgtttgttcaaaataattgaatattcctttagaattttaCTCGTGTTTTCTAAATcctaaaacaaggcaatgtttgatatttggaaattcggggaatcgtaccctatcgtgctgggtttcgatttcccgTTTGCCCAAAATAGTCGAATATTTCTTTAGGATTTCCCTCGTGTTTTCTAAATTCTAAgataaggcaatgttcaatgtttggaaatttggGGAATCGTGCCCCACCGtgctgggtttcagtttttcgttggactaaataattggccATCCTTTTGTAGTTTTCAACGTATAAacttttggaagtcaaaatttatcgtgtttttgagggtataaaggatcgtgtcccatcgtgctggatgtgatgctatatTCCTTTGAAACAAGAGAGTTTTGACGACCAAATCGAgccattcaaatgttttaaaaggaaccatatttcaaaatagctttaaatcttagacataaggacagtacttaatcaatttggtaccaattttgggcatagtgagggtgctaatccttcctcatatgtaaccggctcccaaacccgttttctcaaatttaagtaGGCCAAAATcgatttaaataaaaacaaagtgttttattaggtgacctaatcacaccaaaacaaaaaggattggtggcgactccacagcACGTTTTAAAAAGTCAATCGCCCATTTTTTTAAAACcttaaaatggtttcgacagtaagcatatgtatatatgtggacatatgaaatatgtatgagttaTTTGAGAATAAGATGTGCATatatagttgaattatgaataatTGAGCTATATAAGAATTATAGATATGTGGTTATATTTTTCCATGAACTACATGAATGAAATGGTTTAAAAATGTGttatgtgatgagtttatttgtatatggcttactaagcttttgaaagctaactttgtgtgtgttttcaattgtttttatATATCAAAGCTACcaagagctcggggatcgtcaaggatcgtcgaggatcatcaccacaatatcgaactctattttggtaccttttgaaaatttgtatattgaagtatggcatgtataggctagaagtatttcaatatgtttttgaGTTGTGAATATTACCCATGTGATATGACTTGTTTTTAAGAAACTTCTCATCACAAGTCACGTGATTGGTGCAACCACTATCAACTAATCAACTATCACATAGAGTGCTTAATGAGAAACAAGAGACAACAAACAATTGGTCCTCTTCTTCTTTAATTGTAGCATATGCTCCACCTAGTTGTTGATTTCTTGTTTCTTTGCAGAACCTTTCAATGTGCCCCATCAAGTTACACCATCTACACTTCATATCTAGCCTTCTCCGACACCTAAAAAGGGGATGGTTTGTTTTCCGCAATACTTACATAAAGAGTACTTGTTGGAGTATACAACACAACTACCCTTTGTAGTAGCTTTTGAACCACTGGTGCCATCACTTTTCTTCTCTTTTCACTTCTTGTCATTTTCTCCTTCACTTATTGTATCTTTGCCTTTAGTGCTCCTTATATGCTTCCTTCTTGCCTCATTAGCCTTTTTTGTTGTTTTGCTTGTAAAGCATTGATCAACCCCACTACTCTCAACTAAGTCAAGTCCTTGGTATTCtccaaagaagaaattgttgCTTCCTACTTCTTAGGCAGAGAAACTAGTATTTTTTGCACTAGTCTACTACCATAGAGATCAGTCTCAAGAACCCTTACCTTGTTAGAAATCTCAATCAACATGTCTGAGTATTTTTTATTGGATCAAACTACTTCATCTACAGCCTCTCGAATTCCCTAATCAAGTTCAACACCTCTATGCTTTTGATCCTCTCATCTCGTTGATACACAGTCTAGAGGTAGTCCCATATCTCCTTTGTTGATCCAAAAACCACAATTCTATTGAATATGGCTGGTGAAATAGTAGCATAAAGGCCAACCTTTGTTTTTGCCTTCTTGGCAGTTCTCTCCTTTTTCAGTTTGATCTGGTTCATAGTTGGATTGTTGGGAAATGGAACAACCTCATAGTCTTGTATGACAGCTTCCCAATAATCACAACCCTCCATGTATACTTGTATTCTCATAGCCGATGCTTGATAGTTCTCTCTATCAAACACTAGTGGGGCAAAAGCAAATAGGTTGTTTGATCctaattcttctatttttcttaatTCCTTACAAGTGTATCTATCAATTTTTCTCACATGATTCTCATAGGTCCCTCAAGAAAAAAGAGGTTCTGGTACCAATGTTGTTCTAGTAGACAGCTAACTGAAGGCacataaactaaaaatggagaaaACCGATAAAAATTCATTAATCACACAATGCTTATATACATGACTCAAGCTAAAAAAATCTTTACAAATTCAACTTCCTACTCCTACAAACAAGGTAACAAACTTAGCTTCCAACTCTTACTATCAAGCTAACAATCTCTTAAAAAGTAGTACTTTGACTAAGACTATCTTAATGACAAAAAAGACTTTGTAGCCCTTGAGACACTAACAAAGGGTGTCTTTTGGCAAAGTATGTGTGGAGTTTCAAAAGGAGTTGTTTGTAGTTGATGTTGGTGTAATTCTAACATTGCTTCTCTCTGTCTCTATTTGGATTTCTTGGTTTATTTTGTGGGTATAATATGTGTCATGTGTTTCATCTAATCGAATTGTGTAGGTGCTTAATGATAGCTCACATCATTATGACCTTCTGCTTAATGTTAGTAAACTATATTGGATGGATTTAATAATGAACTAATTGTGGATGTTGGATGGATTTAATAATGAACTAATTGTGGATGTTGTTGCTAtaaaacttaattgcaaaataGGGATCAATAGACAAAGTCTGTTTTTGTTGCTGTTAGTATTGTTATATTTTACTCAATTAAGTTAATCTCCATATGTTGGCCTAATAACTAATATTTGTGGcaacaaaaatataattttattgcaTGTAAATTTTAATCGGTATATTATACATCAAAGAAACAATTAgaggataaaaaataaaaacacttaTAAGCCGATAATGCAATTAACCAAGCTAAAAGATCTTTAACTCTACATAATTCACGGCTTGACTTACGTAATATGAAATATTTTGAATCTTTTGAGAAATACCAATCATTGCATAATAGGGTTACATATTTATTTGTAgaaattcaaatttaataaaaaaaaggttTACAGTATGTTATTATATATCAGCATGAACTGTTTGTTCATCCTTCAACATGTTTTCTAACTCCTTAACAAAATTTTTCATAGCAGAGGCTGGAAGACAAACTGGAACTATGATTTCATCCTCTCCTTTCTTATTCTTGGATGGTATATAAAAGCTTATTAGCTCCCAACAAGTTTCTGGTCCTACAAGGACCGCTTCACCCCATCCAAAATCAATCTCTTTGAACTTTGCTCGTGTTAAATCCGATACGATGTAGGATCCCGCCAATTTAACATTTGGTCGACCTCTAGTGACCAATAAATCCATTGTTGATTTCATGTACTCATCCGTTACCTTTGTCTTGGCTTGTTTCACTAGCTTTAATGCATACTCTAGTGGGTTTTGGGTTAGCTTTCCAATGCTTGATGAAGCTGCGGGGAAGCCAAGTGCATTCCCATAATATCCCAATGGCAAAGGAGGATTGAACTTGAAACGAGCATTGACGATGCAAATAAGGCGAACATCTTCGTTTGGATCAAGTTCCAAAGCTTTCGTACGACAGCACCATAAGCAGGCAGATAAGATATCAAATGTTGAACAACGGAGGTTGTGGGGGACAAATCTACGGAGTGATGAAATATGAGATTGTCTAAATAAAAATGAACGACAAACCAAGTTGTCTGTCGGAATAATTGTGCCGTTTTTTGGACCTGAAGTATTGTGAGAGTACTCCTCGTGTTGATATGTTATGAGTGGTGAATCTCGAGCACTCAAGAGATGCCTTTCCCAAACTGGCGGCATTGAGGGAACAAGTGCACCACGTGCTATCTCTCCTACGGCAGTCATGAATTGGGAGAGGCCAGTTCCGTCACCCATTGTGTGGTTAAACCGATGTGCAAAGATGAAGCCACCACATTTCAACCGTGTTACCTACTCAAATATATATAAGCTAGAGTATGTCATACTCACGATCtaggtaaaaaataaaaatatatttataaaaaggaTATGTAAGAAATAAAGGAAGTTTTGCTTGAAAGGAAAAAATTAAAGGTTTGGAGATCTTGATTTCTTAAGTTTAAGTCCTATCATTTGTAAATTAATTTTaggtttaaattattattttataaattttataaaaattataaaaagataaaatactcgaataataatatttattttaatatataaaatgctTTTAGTAAATTCTAAATTAAGTTGGTGTGAATTAATTCATGACATCAATTAAATTGGATATTTAAATATAGTATGCATAGGTACAGATAATTTTACTTATGAGCTAGAAAtacttaaatattataaaaaaatagtttttaatccttgatgTGTATTAATTAAGATGCATggagaaaatttttgaaagtttaagaaaATGTATAGAGAACTTTTTTACAAACTGTTTTGAAAAcagtttattattaatattattggcAAAGTcgtatttcatttttaattttaaaaattttactatatttttaacattttaaattaaaattttattatatgattgcAAACATATTTTAAAAAGCAAGTAAACTTCGTGAAATTTTTAAGTTCAAAAAGTTTAATTGTGTTTTagttaaatattgattttatattatttaaactaattacttattattttactatcgattgtttcatttattttatttttattacttttaaaataataatttgtttTCTAAatgattttagaaaaattaaacagGTCCTCATATAAttagtaaaaatatatttttatattataaaaccatATTATTTAGACGTAAAACTATTTGCAACACACGTATCATTGGAAatatatttaccaacatgttttAGAACAATTTTAAGAATTCTATTATTTctaaaacttaatttcaaaatatatttaccaacatattttataatataaataatgttAAAAAGTTTAAAGAGTTTTATAACaacaaattttataaataaattaaaatcacattcaaaattacttttaaaagttttaaaataacataatttttaaatttcataatttaaaataacTGTTAAAAGTTTGAgaataacataatttataatcattaaattaattttttgttaaatagtatttaaataatgttttataattcttaaaagcattgaatttatatattttttaattattgtttCACTTATTGGTTTTAACAATATTTTTTGAATAATCAATTTGTATTTTTTCATatattcataaaaattataaaaataaacaatatttaatacattttaattgaTATACATAGTCAATCCCTACATCCCACAAGTAAAAAAACTAATATATATGATGTGtaaaaaattaatatagtttGATGTTAGTAAAGTTGATTACTCCTTACATGTTGCGTATAAATTAGAGAAGAATAAAGTCTAAAAAAACCAAATACCTGGATTAGCAACAATGGAGAATTTAGCAAACCGTTGGAACCAGGGACATCGTAAAGAAGCTCCTCTGCACAAGGAAATGGTGGGTAAAGCTCGTCACCGAAGTCTACCAACGAAACATCAGCATCAGCCTCAATAAACAAAACACCTTCACCAGTGCAATCAACTATAAGCTTGCGATTAGGTCCTTCCCTTAATCTACCAGCAAATGGATAATAAAAAACCAAAGCTTTAGCCAGTGCCTCCTTAATGACCTTAGCAGGGTCCTTTCCTTTCATAGAAAGGTTGCTCTGGTGAAAATGGAACCCTCGGACATGGAATCGGTGGCCCTCTTGATCATCAATGTCTGAGAGTGGTTTACACTCATGAGGAGTTGGCTCACATGGGACGACGAGCTCAGCTTCTTGCCTACGGACTGTAAACACTAGAGATTTGGATGGTAACAATGCCATGTGCTGAATACGATAGAAATTTCTCTTCTCTTTCTCCTTTACATTCAATCAATGTTCCTTATGAGATTTTATAGTGTGTATTATAAAGACATGTTggc contains:
- the LOC108463471 gene encoding benzyl alcohol O-benzoyltransferase-like, with product MALLPSKSLVFTVRRQEAELVVPCEPTPHECKPLSDIDDQEGHRFHVRGFHFHQSNLSMKGKDPAKVIKEALAKALVFYYPFAGRLREGPNRKLIVDCTGEGVLFIEADADVSLVDFGDELYPPFPCAEELLYDVPGSNGLLNSPLLLIQVTRLKCGGFIFAHRFNHTMGDGTGLSQFMTAVGEIARGALVPSMPPVWERHLLSARDSPLITYQHEEYSHNTSGPKNGTIIPTDNLVCRSFLFRQSHISSLRRFVPHNLRCSTFDILSACLWCCRTKALELDPNEDVRLICIVNARFKFNPPLPLGYYGNALGFPAASSSIGKLTQNPLEYALKLVKQAKTKVTDEYMKSTMDLLVTRGRPNVKLAGSYIVSDLTRAKFKEIDFGWGEAVLVGPETCWELISFYIPSKNKKGEDEIIVPVCLPASAMKNFVKELENMLKDEQTVHADI